In Eubalaena glacialis isolate mEubGla1 chromosome 2, mEubGla1.1.hap2.+ XY, whole genome shotgun sequence, a single genomic region encodes these proteins:
- the SCAMP5 gene encoding secretory carrier-associated membrane protein 5, which yields MNAYSLSLIFLQNHLKFRTKRSGQAAGPAGAIMSEKVNNFPPLPKFIPLKPCFYQDFEADIPPQHLSMTKRLYYLWMLNSVTLAVNLVGCLAWLIGGGGATNFGLAFLWLILFTPCSYVCWFRPIYKAFKTDSSFSFMAFFFTFMAQLVISIIQAVGIPGWGVCGWIATISFFGTNVGSAVVMLIPTVMFTVMAVFSFIALSMVHKFYRGSGGSFSKAQEEWTTGAWKNPHVQQAAQNAAMGAAQGAMNQPQTQYSATPNYTYSNEM from the exons ATGAACGCTT attccctatctctgatttttttgcagaaccatttgaaa TTCAGGACAAAGAGGAGTGGACAGGCCGCTGGGCCGGCTGGTGCCATCATGTCAG AGAAAGTGAACAACTTCCCACCATTGCCCAAATTCATCCCGCTCAAGCCATGTTTCTACCAAGACTTTGAGGCGGATATCCctcctcagcatctcagcatgACCAAGCGCCTCTACTACCTCTGGATGC TGAATAGCGTAACGCTGGCCGTGAACCTGGTGGGCTGTCTCGCGTGGCTGATCGGAGGCGGGGGAGCTACCAACTTTGGCCTCGCCTTTCTCTGGCTCATCCTCTTCACACCCTGCTCCTACGTCTGCTGGTTTCGGCCCATTTACAAGGCCTTCAA GACTGACAGCTCCTTCAGCTTCATGGCATTCTTCTTCACCTTCATGGCCCAGCTGGTCATCAGCATCATCCAGGCTGTGGGCATCCCAGGCTGGGGTGTCTG CGGCTGGATCGCTACCATTTCCTTCTTCGGAACGAACGTTGGCTCAGCGGTGGTGATGCTCATTCCCACTGTCATGTTCACGGTCATGGCTGTCTTTTCCTTCATTGCCCTCAGCATG GTTCATAAATTCTATCGGGGCAGCGGGGGGAGTTTCAGCAAAGCTCAGGAGGAGTGGACCACAGGGGCTTGGAAGAACCCGCACGTGCAGCAGGCGGCCCAGAATGCAGCCATGGGGGCGGCGCAGGGTGCCATGAATCAGCCGCAGACTCAGTATTCTGCCACCCCCAACTACACATACTCCAATGAGATGTGA